A window of the Lolium perenne isolate Kyuss_39 chromosome 7, Kyuss_2.0, whole genome shotgun sequence genome harbors these coding sequences:
- the LOC127304041 gene encoding uncharacterized protein, protein MVRLAKRYRSDKQSIYIGGTDIPITLTDVKQIMDLPIEGKDIIVHMQQPFDKKLLDAYGSEGKLLISHLEKLIIASKTPDDHFIRTFVLYTIGVILAPTTKGYVKKKYLKIVENVLDIPKFSWGFFTLNNLFSCICKFNEDDDQALQGNLPLLQVWYWEHVRAGSVIYSAIQPPLLARWNEDIAKLRTDAYGSGNLDRGVVTKQICAPNGPTNTTNGHATYTNKIVDKDVTYRAQPQCQTISSQQMDMILQTIDERISHHEKKIGRQLMEIEHKLDAKLIAINEDLIDIKRTNGAQPRLSKAEDELRDVKKELEEMKFLIRTNTQPSASKDTYVQEQVNRGEYDLRPYPRAQASTTMFSDTTARTPSAKHVVPNKECDKRKQPRKPIFDDDYNITDEDMEVALFLRESYDVAEVANIGECVLKVYQLKPCVNKGFFYDQVIDAYAHISNVETATTSVLTTAESRKLLQECRGLTPKRPRSWVERIAKKFVGRRMVRVPLNVHKSHWLLLVFNFDKEEV, encoded by the exons ATGGTGAGGCTTGCCAAGCGCTACAGGAGTGACAAGCAGTCTATCTACATCGGTGGTACCGACATTCCAATCACTCTAACAGATGTAAAGCAAATAATGGACCTTCCGATAGAAGGGAAAGACAtaattgtccatatgcaacaacctTTTGACAAAAAATTGTTGGATGCTTATGGAAGTGAAGGGAAACTTTTAATTTCTCACCTTGAGAAACTCATTATAGCATCCAAAACTCCTGATGATCATTTCATCAGGACATTTGTGTTGTACACTATCGGCGTTATTCTAGCACCAACAACAAAGGGCTACGTTAAGAAGAAATATTTAAAAATTGTTGAGAACGTGCTAGACATTCCCAAATTTAGCTGGGGATTTTTCACATTGAACAATTTGTTTAGTTGCATCTGTAAGTTTAATGAAGACGATGACCAGGCTCTTCAAGGAAATCTACCTTTGCTGCAA GTTTGGTACTGGGAGCATGTCCGTGCTGGCTCTGTTATCTATTCTGCTATACAACCTCCGCTGCTGGCACGTTGGAATGAAGACATTGCAAAACTTAGAACAGATGCTTATGGTTCTGGCAATCTAGATCGAGGAGTG GTTACCAAACAAATTTGTGCGCCAAATGGACCGACAAACACTACAAATGGTCATGCTACCTACACAAATAAAATCGTGGATAAAGATGTTACCTATCGAGCACAACCACAATGTCAAACTATTAGTAGCCAACAA ATGGATATGATACTTCAAACCATCGACGAGCGCATTTCACATCATGAGAAGAAGATAGGCAGGCAACTAATGGAAATAGAGCACAAACTTGACGCCAAACTAATTGCCATAAATGAGGACCTGATAGATATTAAGAGAACCAATGGAGCACAACCTAGGCTGTCAAAGGCGGAGGACGAACTTAGAGACGTCAAAAAAGAACTCGAG GAAATGAAATTCCTAATTCGGACAAATACACAACCATCAGCATCAAAGGATACATACGTCCAG GAGCAAGTCAATCGAGGAGAATATGACTTGCGACCATATCCTCGggctcaagcatcgacgacaATGTTTAGTGATACTACTGCAAGAACACCAAGCGCAAAGCACGTCGTGCCAAACAAGGAGTGTGACAAACGCAAACAGCCGCGAAAGCCTATATTCGACGATGATTACAACATTACAGATGAAGACATGGAAGTGGCACTTTTCCTCCGCGAGAGTTACGATGTTGCTGAAGTAGCCAACATTGGAGAATGTGTCCTAAAAGTCTACCAGCTGAAGCCATGCGTGAACAAAGGATTCTTTTACGACCAG GTTATTGATGCATATGCACACATAAGCAATGTTGAGACTGCTACGACATCAGTCTTAACAACAGCAGAAAGCAGGAAGCTGTTACAGGAATGTCGGGGTTTAACTCCCAAAAGACCCAGAAGCTGGGTTGAACGTATAGCGAAGAAATTTGTAGGGCGCCGAATG GTGCGCGTCCCACTCAATGTACATAAATCCCATTGGCTTCTACTAGTCTTTAATTTCGACAAGGAAGAGGTTTAG